Sequence from the Sphingomicrobium clamense genome:
CGTGTGCGCGACGTGCCGCGCCAAGGTGACGGAGGGCGAGGTCGAGATGGGCGCACGTTATGGCCTCACCGACGAGGAAATCGCCAGCGGCTACGTGCTGACATGCCAGTCGGTGCCCAAGGGCGAAGGCGTGAAGGTCGATTACGACGCCTGATTTTTGCGACTTGGCGCTTTGCGCTTCCCCATTTTTCCCGCTAGACCGCCGCGCATGACGGAAAAAACAGGGGGCCTGTTGTCCGGCCTCGAAGCAATCAAGCCGGATTCGCTGCTCCAGCTCATCCAGATGGCCAGTGCCGACACGCGACCAAACAAGATCGACGTCGGTGTCGGTGTCTACCGCACCTCGAACGGCGCCACGCCGATCCTTTCGGCGGTGAAAAAGGCCGAGAAGATCCTGTGGGAACGCCAGGAAACCAAGGCCTATCTCGGGATGAGCGGCGACAAGGTCTATGCCGAATTGTTGAAGCCCATCGTGTTCGGGCAGCATGCCGATGACGAAGGACTGATCGGGCTGCAGACGCCGGGCGGCTGCGGCGCGCTGACGCTGGGCTTCAAGCTGGTCAAGGCGGCGCGGCCCGATGCGCGCGTACTGGTCGGCACCCCGACCTGGGCCAACCACCAGCCGGTGATCGAGGGCGCAGGGCTCAAGATCGTCGAATATCCATACTACCTGAAGGAAGAGACGCGCATCGATTTCGATGCGATGATAGCAGCCTTCGATGCCGCGCGTCCGGGTGATGTCGCCCTGCTCCACGGCTGTTGCCACAATCCGACCGGTGCCGACCTCGATGCCGGCCAATGGGCCAAGGTGCGCGCCAAATGCGCCGAAAAGGGCATCATCCCCTTCGTCGACATCGCCTATCAGGGGCTTGGCGACGGACTGGACGACGATGCCGAAGGCCTGCGCGGGCTGATGGGTGCCTGCGACGAAGTCATCGTCGCGCAAAGCTGTGACAAGAATTTCGGCGTCTATCGCGACCGCGTCGGTTGCCTGTTCGTCAAGGCGGGCAGCGACGAGACGGCCAACATCGTCAAGAGCCACATCATGCAGATCGCGCGCGAAATGTGGTCGATGCCGCCCGACCACAGCGCGGCTGCCGTCCGGATCGTTCTCGAAAATGACGATTTGCGCGCCGAGTGGCTCGACGAGCTCTCGATCATGCGTGGTCGCATCAAGGACTTGCGCAAGCGGATCGCGTCGAAAGACCCGCGTCTGGCCTATATCGGTGAGCAGAAGGGCATGTTCTCGATGATGCCGCTGACGCCGCAGCAGGTCGACACGCTGCGCGACGAGCACGCCATCTACATGGCGGATAGCGGCCGCTTCAATGTGTGCGGTATGGCCGATGAGGACGTCGATCGCTTCTGCGACGCCGTGCTGGAGGCGATGGATGGCTAGCGTGCTCGACCGCGACAAGACTTCTGCCGACGAGCCTGCCTTTAGTTGGGAGGATGTCGCGCGCCTCGTCCTGACGAGCCGCGAGATGGACCGGCTCGAGGAAGAGGAACTCGTCCCCGCCAAGAAGGTGCTCTACCAATTCTCCGCGCGCGGCCACGACATGGCGCAGGTCATGCTCGGCCTGCATTTGCGCGATGGCGACGCGGCGTGCGGCTATTATCGCTCGCGCCCGATGCTGCTGGCGCTGGGCGTCGATCTTGCCGATGCGCTAGGGTCGGGCATGGGCCGTGAAGGCGGCTATTCGGACGGGCGCGATATCGGCGTCGTGTTCAACTATCCCAACCCGGGCGGGGCGCACGCGCTGCCCATGTGCGGCGGCGTCGGGGCGCAATATACGCCCGCAGCGGGCTGGGCGCAGTCGATCACCTACAAGGCGAAGGTGCTGGGCGAAGAAGACGATGGCGCGGTTGCGGTCGTGCTGGGCGGTGACGCGAGCTGTGCCACAGGCGGCTTCTGGTCCGCGCTGACCATCGCGACGACGCAGCAACTGCCGTTGCTCTTCTACGTCGAGGATAATGGCTACGGCATTTCGGTGCCTTCGACCTACCAGACGCCGGGTCAGGACATCGCGGCCAACCTTGGAAGCTTCAAAGGCCTGGAAATCTTCAACGGCGACGGCACCGAGCCCGAAGAGGCCGCCGACCTGATCGCCAAGGCCTTCGCACATGTGCGCGGGCGCAAGGGGCCGGCGCTGTTGCGCCTGACCGTCCCGCGCCTCGAAGGGCATAGCGCGCAGGACACGCAAACCTACAAGTCGGACGATGAGATCGCCGCCGAATGGGCACGCGACCCGCTGCCCAAGCTCAAGGCCAAGGCCAACAACCTCGACTGGGACATGATCGAAGCGTCGGTCGCCGCCGAGGTCGACAAGGCGCGCGAAGAGGCCGAGGCGAGGGGCGTTTCCGACCCTGATGACGTCGCCAAGAGCGTCTTTTTCGAAGGCGAACACGCCAAGGTGGGCGGGCAGGCGGGACTGTCGCTCGACGGCACGCACGAGGACCCGCGTCCCGAAGGTCAGCGCATCAACATGGTCACCGCGATCCGCCGCGTGCTCGACCAGGAGCTCGAGGCCAATCCGAAGATGAGCGTCTTTGGCGAGGATGTCGGTCCCAAGGGCGGCGTCCATGCGGTGACACTCGGTCTCCAGGAGAAGTTCGGGCACGACCGCGTGTTCGACACCTCGCTCAACGAGGAAGGCATCGTCGGCCGTGCGGTCGGGATGGCGATGGCGGGTCTGCTGCCCGTGCCCGAAATCCAATTCCGCAAATATGCCGAGCCTGCGACGGAGCAGATTAACGATTGCGGCACGATCCGCTGGCGCACGCACAACCGCTTCGCCGCGCCGATGGTGCTGCGCATCCCGGGCGGCTTCTTCAAATGCGGCGACCCGTGGCATTCGCAGACCAACGAGGTGCAGTTCGTGCACAATCCCGGCTGGAAGGTGGCGGTGCCGAGCAATGCCGAAGATGCGGTCGGTCTCCTTCGCATGGCGCTGCGCGGTAACGATCCCACCATCTTCTTCGAACATCGCGCGATGCTCGACGACAGCTGGGCGCGGCGGCCGTATCCGGGCGACGGCTACGTGCTGCCGTTCGGCAAGGCGAAGAAGACGATGGAAGGCGACCAGATTACCATCGTGACCTGGGGCGCGATGACGCCGCGCTGCGAGGCGGCAGCCAAGGATGTCAGCGCCGACGTCATCGACCTTCGCACGCTGATGCCGTGGGACGAGGAAATGGTGCTCGAAAGCGTCGCCAAGACCCATCGCTGCCTTATCGTCCACGAAGATCTGCGCACCGGCGGCTTCGGTGCAGAGATCGCAGCTGTCGTCGCCGACAAGGCTTTTCTCGACCTCGATGCACCGGTCGAGCGCGTGACGATGCCCGACATCCCGTCACCGCATCATCCCAAGCTGCTCGAGGCGGCGGTCCCGTCGGTCGAAGATATTAAGGCGAAAATCATCGAAATGCTGGAGTTTTAATGTCCGTGATCGACGTCATCGTTCCCGACGAGCAGGAAGGCACCAAGGCGGTCGTCCGCTCGTGGCTGGTCAAGGTCGGCGAAGCGGTCGCCGAGAACGATCCGCTGGTCGAGCTGGAAACCGACAAGGTCACGCAGGAAGTGCCTGCGCCCGCCACAGGCGTGCTGAGCGAGATCATCCTCGATACCGATGCCGAGGCCGAACCCGGCGCATTGCTCGGAAAGATCGACGCCGATGCATCTGCGACCGCTCGTCCTGAGCCTGTCGAAAGACCGTCACCGTCTGGCGGAGAAGATGAAAAACTGGACACAGACAAGCTCGGCCCGAACAGCGTAAAAAAGGCTGAAGTCTGCAAGGAAACACGCCTGTCTCCCGCCGTGAAACGCGCTGTCCTGCAGCACGACATCGACCCCACGCATATCGAAGGCACCGGCAAGGGCGGGCGCGTGACGCTCGAGGATGTCGACCGCGCCGTGGCCTCCGCCACGGTCAGCCATGTCGGCAAGCCCAAGACCGCGCAGCCGCGTGTGATCGAGCCATTCAACGCGACCGATATTCCGCACGACCGAATGCGCAAGACGATTGCCGAAAACATGGTCAAGGCGGTCACCGACGCGCCGCATGTCACCGCGCTGTTCGAATGCGATTTCTCCGCTGTCGCCGCGCACAAGGCGGCGATGAAGGCCAAGGGCAAGATGCTCAGCTACACCGCCTACATCCTCAAGGCGGCCGCTGACGCGATGGCGGTCGCTCCCGCGATCAACGGGCGCTGGGAAGAGGATCGTATTGCGGTTTCGCCCACGATCGACATCGGGGTCGGCACCGCGCTGGGTGACAAGGGCCTCGTCGTCCCCGTCGTGCGCGACGTCGGCTCGCTCAGCCTCGAAGAGGCGGGTGCCTCGCTTGACGCGCTGACCGGCAAAGCGCGCGACGGCAAGCTCGATCGCAAGGATGTGAGCGGGGGCAGCTTCACCATTTCCAATCATGGCGTGTCGGGCAGCCTGCTTGCCTCGCCCATCATCCTGCACCAGGGGCAGGCCGCAATCCTCGGCGTTGGCAAGCTGGAAAAGCGCGTTATCGTACGCGAGCTGGACGGTCAGGATGTGATGGTCATTCGTCCAATGGCCTATGTCACGCTCACCATCGACCACCGCGTCGTCGACGGCCACCAGACCAACGCATGGCTCAGCCGTTTCGTCGAGATCCTCGAGACCTGGCCCGCGGCCTAGGCCGGGGTCGGCGTGATCCGCGCCTGTCGCTTGGACCAGCGCAGGAAGCTGATCAGGATGAGGATGCCGATAATCGGCTCGAAATAATGCACGGCAAAGCTCAGCACGGGCGAGGGGCCTGACGCCTCGTCCGGCAATCCCGTATTGACGCCCAGCAGCACCGCGTTGCTGGCGACCGTGAAGTCCCACAGCGCGTGCAGGAACACGCCCGGCCAGATGGAACGGGTGCGCAGCGCGATCGCGCCGTAAAGAATGCCGGCCAAACCGGCGTGGATGACCTGCTGGTGCGTGCCTGCCAGCGTCTGACCGCCAATGAAATTGACGTAGTGCATGATGCCGAACAGGAAGGACGAGACCAAAAGCGCGATGACCGGCCCCCATTTGATTTCGAGGCCGCGCAGCGCGATGCCCCGAAAAAGCGTCTCTTCGAAGATGCCGACGAAGATCACCAACAGCAGCGCGTTCTGCGGAATGCCGCTTTCCCAGAGAACGCCGAAGGAGACGTCATTCTCGATGGCGACGGCAAATCCGATGGCGAGCAGGCCGCCGGTAATGATTGCCGGGACCAACGCCCACCGCAGCCCCGACCAGATCGGTCGACTGGTCACGCGGGCTTCGCGCGCCCAGCCCAGCAGGAACACCAGCGCAAGGACCGAGGCGGCGAGACCGACCTCGAAGGGCAATTGCCCGAGGGGCAGTTGCTGCGGCGATTTGCCGGGCTTGTTGCCGAAGGCTCCGCTTTGGAAGAGCAGCGGGGCGGCAAGGATTGCGAAGTAGAGTAGGGCGATGCCGATGGCCGTCGCGGCGGAACGCTTCCTGAAGAACTGACGCATGATTACCCCGGCCGTTACGAGCTCGATCCCCAGACTAGCAGATGAGGGTCGATGTCCAAGCCCACGCCGCGCGAGCAGGCGCGCGATGGATTTTAGGCCAGATCGCCGTCCCCGATATCCTCTTTTTCATTTCGCTCCGTGATGAGCTTGACGGCCTTGCTGGTCTTGCTGGTCGAGATGACGTGATCCACACCCGCGACCGTGACCGCGATGGTGCCGTCCTCGATCGTGTCGATCAGCCCTTTCGAGCGCAGATACCAGACGTGGAAATCGAACTCCTCCTTCGAACAGCCCAGCATGTCCTGAAGCATCCAGGGGCCAAGGCCGGGCTCCTTCGCGCTCTTCCGACGCTGCTTGTAAAGGTTTGAAAGGATCAATTCATGCGCTTGTGCGTCGCCGAGCGCTTCATCTTCCTGCAGGCCGCTTGACGAGGCGCCGCCGCCATTAAGCGCTGCATAGGTGCGATCATACTTTGCCCGCCGCTTGGGATCCTTGAGCACCTTGTAGGCGGCAAGGATCGTCTTGAATTTTTCCGGGTCGGCCGTGTCGGCGTGATCGGGATGATATTTCTTGAGAAAGTGATGGTAGGCCGCCTCAAGGATGCGATCATCGCATCCTGGCGTGACATGCAGCAGTTCGTAATAGTCGACGAACTTCTCGTCGTCTTCCATCGCTATCCTCCTCGCGTCGCGCATTTACTTTGCGTTCATGCAAAGCGTCAGTGCAAGGCGAAATTGTCACCGTAATGACAAAAGCCCTCCGCGTGCGCGAAGGGCCTTTGGGAATGGCGCACCCGACAGGATTCGAACCTGTGGCCTCTGCCTTCGGAGGGCAGCGCTCTATCCAGCTGAGCTACGGGTGCCTGAAGCCGGTTCGAGAGCGCCTAACCCAAGCGCTTGAGTGGAGCAAGTCTTACCAGCGCAGCAGGCGCGAGACGCCCCAGCGGCCGATGGCGGCCCACAGCGCGACGATCCCGACATGCCAGATGGCGAGATGGGCGAGCGCGGTCCCCGAGCATTCGAGCGTGACTGCGAAGGCGCCGACGCTACCCGCGGCGAGGCCGGTGAGCAGCCCCGCCTTTTCGGGCAGGACCGGCGCGCCACGACGAAGGAACAGGGTGATGGCGCTTGCTGTGAAGATGCTGCCGATCAGGCCGAATGTCAGGCAACGTGCGCCGAACTCGGCGTTTATGCCCACACCATGGCCAAGCGCCAGTTCGATCGCACTGACGGCGGGCAGGATCAGGATCGCACCGAACAGCCACAGCGCGCCGGTCTGGTTGGCGCTGCCGACGGCAGGGCGGGCGAGGCGCGTTGCGGCCCAACCGGCGGCGATCGCGGTGAGGAGGAACAGGCCTGCCGTGACGAGGATCAGCGGGGCGGGGCGTCCTGCGGCAAGATCGGGGCGAATGCCGTACAGTGCGACGACACCGATGGTGGTCGCAAGCGCCACGCTGGCCGCGGCGATGCGTCCGCGCGTGAGCGACAGGATCGACGTCGGTTCGAGGTCGTCGGCGAGGGTGTCGATGAGATTGGTCATGTCAGTCGCTTTCAACGAGCGCGGCGAGTTTCTTGAGGCCGCGATGGATGTTCACTTTGACCGCGGATTCGGATTGGCCGGTCATTGCGGCGGTTTCCTGAATCGACATCCCCTCGACCTTGGTGAGGGTGATGGCGGTGGCTTGTTTTGTAGGAATGTGGGTGAGCAGGCGGTCGAGGCTGAGGCGCGCAAGAACCGGCTCTTCGGCGGAAGGGACGGGCAGGTCGGCGTCTTCGGCGGCGTCGGGTGTCCGCTGCAGTTTCCGAAGCGCGTCGATCCAGCGGAAGCGGGCGATGGCGGCGAGCCAGGGATAGAAGGGCCGCGTGGCGTCGTAGGTCGCGCGCTTGGCGTGGAGCGCCATCAGCGTTTCCTGGACGAGGTCATCGACCGACTGGGGCGCGATCCGCTTGGCGAAATAGCGCGCCAGCCAGTCCTGCGCACCGGCAAGCGCGACTCGATAGGAGGACTTGTCGCCCTCCTGCGCCCGCGCCATCAGCCGGCGAATATCGTCATCGGCGAGGATCATCTGTCGGCCAGTCTACCTGAAATGGCATGATCGAACGAGACCCGCCCGGGGCCTTGTGTCAGGATGACGAGGCCGAGGGCGATCCAGCTCATGTGCGGGCTCCACCATGCGTCGGGATAGACGAACAGCTGGATGACCAGCGTCATGGCGATGAGGCCGGCCGCAGCAAAGCGGCTGGCGAGCCCGAAGACGAGCAATAGCGGAAGCACGTGCTCGGCGGCTGTCGCAGCATAAGCGGAAAATTCCGGCGGCAGCGGCACGCCCGAATATTCATTCTCGAACAGGAAGAAGGTCGTTTCCGAAATGTCGAACCACGTGCCCTCTTCGATCTTGGTGCGCCCCGATCGCCAGAAAATGGCGGCCAGCGCGATGCGCACGAACAGGAGCACGATGTCGCGGATCAGCGGCCGCGCTGCGAATTCGGTCAGTCGGTCATACAGTCGGGTCACAGGACAAGCTCCAGCAGGGGGCGTAGCGCTCCGCTGCGCACGAGATGGGTGGCCGCCTCCGCATTGCGGGCGAGGAGGCGACCAAAAGCGATCGGCGTGGCGGCAAGCTCGAGGAGGTGGGCCTCGGCGCTGTCCGCCAGGTTGACGAGGACATCGGCCTCGGGCCGCGTGATCAGGACGTGCGTGCCCTTGCCCGAAAGGTCGGGGAAAAGCTGTTCGCCAGGCTGTTCGAGCGCGACGATGCGCGTGGTGGGATGGATCAGCACCTTGGCCTCGACAAGCTTTTCCGGGCTGACGCCCTTCAGTCGCTCGAGCAGCATGGCGGGCGCGTCGGCCGCGCCATGACTTTCGAGCCAGGCCCATTCGATACCGGCAAGATCGCGCGCCGCCGCCTCATCGAGCGTTTCGGGAAAACCATCGCCGATCAGGCGCAGCGCGTGCGAGCGCGGGTGGGGGCCTTCGAGAAAGCGGGTCGCTGCCGCGTGGAAGGCTTCGTCGCCAAGATGCTGGCGGGTGAGCGGGTAGGTATCCTCGAGCGCGACATGACGCGCGTGGCTGATCGTGTTGGCATAGGCCTTGAGCGCGCGAAATTGCGACGGGCGCGAACCTGCCAGCAGCGTGTCGGGCAGGAATGCGGGGCCGCCACGGATCGCGGCCGCCATCTGTTGCTGGAGGTCAGGCGACATATGCAAGCCTCCGCGTCAGCATGGCGTCGGCGCGCTCGGCCTCGCCGAGCAGTTCGTCGAAGTCCGGAATGTCGTTGTCGCGTTCGAGCAAGACGGGGCGCGGGCCGATGCGATCGAGCAGTCGATCAAGCAAGGTCCAGCATTCCTCGCTGACCGGCGATCCGTGATCGTCGACCGCGAGCATCTCGCCATTGCCATGATCCTCGACGCTGTGGCCGGCAATGTGGATCTCGCCAATGAGGCTCCCGTCGAGCGCGCCGACATAGTCGTTGGGGTCGATCCCGAGATTGGTGCGCGACACGAGGAGATTGTTGACGTCCATGAGGAGGCCGCAGCCGGTGCGCCGCGCGAGTGCGTGAAGGAAGTCGACCTCGCCATAGGTGTCGCCCTGGAAGGCGGTCATGCGGCTGGGATTTTCGACCAGCATGGGTCGTCCGAGCTTTTCCTGCACCAGATCGACCTGATCGGCGAAATGATCGAGCGTTTGGTCGGTCATCGGGAAGGGGAGGAGGTCGGGAAATTGTTCGCCACCCAGGCTCGACCAGCTCAGATGATCGGAGACCAGAGCGGGCTGGTACCGGTCACAGAGGGAAACGAGCTGGTCGAGTTCGGCGCGGTTGACGCCGCCCGGGTCGCCCATGGACAGGCCGACCGAATGGAAGCTGACCGGCAACGCGTCGCGTATCTGCGCCAGCCAGCGATGCATCGGCCCGCCGTCCATGAAGTAATTTTGCGGGTGGACTTCCACCCAGGTAGGAGCGGCGCCCCGCGCCGCGCAGTCCATGACAGCCTCAAAGAATGCGGGCTTGAGGCCTAGACCTGCGCGCTTTGGGGGCAGTGGCGGGACGCCGTCCATCTCGTCAGCCCTTCTTCTTGGCAACGGGCTTGGCATTGCCCTCGCGAGGCTTGAGCGACCCGCCCATCTCTTCGCAGGTGCCGGCCTCGACATATTTCCAGGCGTTGCCCTGGTAATCGACCTTGGAGGTGCCGGCACAGCTGGTGCCGGGGCCTGCCGCGCAATCATTCTTGCCGGCCTTGGCCACGCCGTAGCATTTTTCCTTGCCGGCGATGCTGGCGTCGGCGGGGGCGGCGGCGATGCCGGCCAGCGCGACCAATGCGGTCGCGGCCGAGAGAGTGGTGATGCTATTCATCGAACGATCTCCGCCTAGGCTTGGTCGGCCGGGCTGCCGACGCCGTCAAAGGCCTCGAGCTTGCCGCCCATGTCTTCGCATTCGCCCGTCGGGACATATTTCCAGGCATTGCCCTGGTAATCGACGGTCGAGGTGCCCGCGCAGCTGGTGCCGGGACCGGCGGCGCAATCATTCTTGCCCGCGAGGCTGACGCCGTAGCATTTTTCCATTTCGCCATCGGCGGCGGCTTCGGCGAGTTCGGCGTCGACCGGTTCACCGGCCATGGCGGTATCTTCCGCAGCCGTTTCGGTCGTGCCGCTGTCGCTACAGGCGGCGAGCGCGAGCAGCGCCGTCGCGGCACCAAGCGTGGATACTGTCTTCATGATGTTCTCCCTATTTACGTCGTGGGGAGCATCGGCCCGCCACTGCCCACTGGTTCGGGAGAGGGTGGTAGAAGGTTACTGGCCCTTGGAATTTTCTTTATCGAGCGCGGCGGCAAGCGCCGCGTCGAGTTCGGCCTTGGGCTTGTAGGTCCCGGAATGGACGACGCCCGCGATCGAGCGGACGTTCGAGATTTCGGCGAGCGGATCGTGGTCGAGGAGGACCAGGTCGGCAATACAGCCGGCGGCGATGCAGCCGAGGCCCTCAATCTCGAACACGCGCGCAGGCTCCGTCGTCGCGGAGGCGAGGGCCTCTCGCGGCGTCATCCCGAATTCGGTCAGATACTCGAGTTCGCGTATCAAGGAGGCACCCGGAGCAATGAAGGGATTGCCGACGTCCGTCCCCGCAAGGACGGTGACTCCGGCGTCTCGAAAGTAGTCGATGTTGCGTCCATAATACTGGAGTTCGGAAGCGCTCAATTCGCTCACGGCGCGTCCCAACGGACTGGCGGCCATTTCCATCCAACGCTCGTATAGAGGGCGGGGAAGCGAGTTCTCCTGACCTTGTGTGGCCATTGCGGTTAGTGCCATCCGGGACGCCGTATTGACGATGGTGGGGACTGAAACCGTTCCGTGCTCAGCCATCAATTCCGCGACGGCTGCGCAGCGTTCCTCGTTCCGGCTCGCATTGTCGGCGCGGCTCATGATCGCGAATTCGATGGGTCCGGAGGGGCCATCGACTTCAGGTCGCTCCGCGGCGGCGACCAGCGCATCCGCTTTATCCCAATCGCTGCAGCCATGAGACATTTCGATGCCATGCTCGATCGTGCGCTGGCCCAGTTTCACCGCTTCTTGCGTCTTGATGTCTCCAGGCAGATGTCCGTCGACCGGGAGCCCTCGCTCGTCGGCATATGCGATCAGTGCGCGATACTGTTCGGCCCGCATGCTATGATAGACCTTGATGAGATCCATGCCATTTTCGATGTGGGCATCGACCGCCGCGCGCGCATCCTCGGCGTCGAGCACCTTGATCATGCCGCCCCACTCAGACTCTTCGCCGCCAACGATGAAGCCGTTGGCGATTATGCGGGGTGCCTCGCCGCGCTCGCCCTGCGCCTTGATGTCGCGGATCAGCGCGTAGCCCTCGGCCTCGCTGGTGTGCAGGTTGCGGACGCTCGTGATGCCATAAGCGAGGAAGGCAGGCGCGTGCCAGCTCCAGTTGGTGACCGAGTGAACGTGCGTGTCCCACAGGCCGGGAATGAGATAGCGTCCGCCGGCCTCGACGATGGTCGTTTCGCCATCGGTGTCCGAGGCCGTGTCGCCGACCGACACGATCTTGCCGGCGTCGATTGCGACATGGCCCATGACGTGGGTGCCGCTGTCGACGTCGACGATACGCGCGTTGCGGATGACGAGGTCTGGCGCGGTGCCCGCCAGTGCAAGTGTGACGAGTCCGATCATCTGGATTCCCCTGCTGTCACCACCACCATAATGCTGCACCCATGTTGCGCAACATAAGTCAATGTTGCGGTGCGGCATGGGCGGGTGCTAACGATGGACAACCGCGTTTTGAGGGAGCCCTCCATGGGTAAGGACAAGGGCGACAAGGTCGTCATCAAGAAATACGCCAATCGCCGTCTCTATGACACCGAACGGTCGGCTTACATCACGCTCGACACGCTCGCCGGGATGATCCGCGAGGGGCGCGATGTCGAGGTCTTGGATGCCAAGTCGGGCGACGACATTACCCACCAGGTGCTGACCCAGATCATCGTCGAGGAAGAGGCCGGCGGGGCGGGCATGCTGCCCGTATCTTTCCTGCGCCAGATCATCTCCATGTACGGTGGCAACATGCAGGGCGCGGTGCCCAACTATCTCGAAGCCGCGATGGACGCGTTCAAGAAGCAGCAGGCGGCGATGAGCGGGGCGATGGGCGCGGGTGCGTTCGACCCCAACGCCTTCACCGAAATGGCCAAGAAGAACATGCAAATGTTCCAGTCGGCAGCCTCCGCCTTCTCGGGCGGCAGCGGCGCGTCGAAAGCGGCCAAGGCGAGCGAGGGCGATGACGTCGAAGCGCTCAAGGCCGAGTTGGCGGCGCTCAAGGCAAAGGTCGACAAGCTTTGATCCTCGCCGCGCTGTCATTGCTGGTGCAGCAGGTGCCGATGCTGGAGACGGCGAGCGGCGTGCCGACCGCCAACGGCCAGTGGCGGATCGTCGAGCAGGGGAGTGTCGTCTCGGCGCGCTTCGGCAACCTGGTCGACCTGTCCTGCTATCGTTCGAACAAGGTGCTGCGGCTGGCGGTGAGCGATCCTGCGCAGCCGCTTGCGCCGCTGCCGACGCGGCTGCTCGTCTCGACCACCTATGGCGACCGCTGGGTCGAGCATCCCGCGCCGCTCCATGTGCGCGACCCGCTGGGTGACTGGATGGCCTATTCGCGCGGACGCATCCTGCTCATGCCCGAGGGCGCGGCGCCGGTGATCGTCCCCAACCATGCCGAGGTCGCGCGCGTGATCGAGGCCTGCCGAAGCTGAATTTCGGGAACATTTCGCCAGCGTATTGGTCCTATCCTGACAGGAGTAATCGAACAGGGAGCCGGGTGATGGCGAAGGCGAAGAAAACCACGACGCGCAAAAGCACTGCCAAGAAAACG
This genomic interval carries:
- a CDS encoding aromatic amino acid transaminase, with the protein product MSGLEAIKPDSLLQLIQMASADTRPNKIDVGVGVYRTSNGATPILSAVKKAEKILWERQETKAYLGMSGDKVYAELLKPIVFGQHADDEGLIGLQTPGGCGALTLGFKLVKAARPDARVLVGTPTWANHQPVIEGAGLKIVEYPYYLKEETRIDFDAMIAAFDAARPGDVALLHGCCHNPTGADLDAGQWAKVRAKCAEKGIIPFVDIAYQGLGDGLDDDAEGLRGLMGACDEVIVAQSCDKNFGVYRDRVGCLFVKAGSDETANIVKSHIMQIAREMWSMPPDHSAAAVRIVLENDDLRAEWLDELSIMRGRIKDLRKRIASKDPRLAYIGEQKGMFSMMPLTPQQVDTLRDEHAIYMADSGRFNVCGMADEDVDRFCDAVLEAMDG
- a CDS encoding alpha-ketoacid dehydrogenase subunit alpha/beta, whose amino-acid sequence is MASVLDRDKTSADEPAFSWEDVARLVLTSREMDRLEEEELVPAKKVLYQFSARGHDMAQVMLGLHLRDGDAACGYYRSRPMLLALGVDLADALGSGMGREGGYSDGRDIGVVFNYPNPGGAHALPMCGGVGAQYTPAAGWAQSITYKAKVLGEEDDGAVAVVLGGDASCATGGFWSALTIATTQQLPLLFYVEDNGYGISVPSTYQTPGQDIAANLGSFKGLEIFNGDGTEPEEAADLIAKAFAHVRGRKGPALLRLTVPRLEGHSAQDTQTYKSDDEIAAEWARDPLPKLKAKANNLDWDMIEASVAAEVDKAREEAEARGVSDPDDVAKSVFFEGEHAKVGGQAGLSLDGTHEDPRPEGQRINMVTAIRRVLDQELEANPKMSVFGEDVGPKGGVHAVTLGLQEKFGHDRVFDTSLNEEGIVGRAVGMAMAGLLPVPEIQFRKYAEPATEQINDCGTIRWRTHNRFAAPMVLRIPGGFFKCGDPWHSQTNEVQFVHNPGWKVAVPSNAEDAVGLLRMALRGNDPTIFFEHRAMLDDSWARRPYPGDGYVLPFGKAKKTMEGDQITIVTWGAMTPRCEAAAKDVSADVIDLRTLMPWDEEMVLESVAKTHRCLIVHEDLRTGGFGAEIAAVVADKAFLDLDAPVERVTMPDIPSPHHPKLLEAAVPSVEDIKAKIIEMLEF
- a CDS encoding dihydrolipoamide acetyltransferase family protein — protein: MSVIDVIVPDEQEGTKAVVRSWLVKVGEAVAENDPLVELETDKVTQEVPAPATGVLSEIILDTDAEAEPGALLGKIDADASATARPEPVERPSPSGGEDEKLDTDKLGPNSVKKAEVCKETRLSPAVKRAVLQHDIDPTHIEGTGKGGRVTLEDVDRAVASATVSHVGKPKTAQPRVIEPFNATDIPHDRMRKTIAENMVKAVTDAPHVTALFECDFSAVAAHKAAMKAKGKMLSYTAYILKAAADAMAVAPAINGRWEEDRIAVSPTIDIGVGTALGDKGLVVPVVRDVGSLSLEEAGASLDALTGKARDGKLDRKDVSGGSFTISNHGVSGSLLASPIILHQGQAAILGVGKLEKRVIVRELDGQDVMVIRPMAYVTLTIDHRVVDGHQTNAWLSRFVEILETWPAA
- a CDS encoding CPBP family intramembrane glutamic endopeptidase; protein product: MRQFFRKRSAATAIGIALLYFAILAAPLLFQSGAFGNKPGKSPQQLPLGQLPFEVGLAASVLALVFLLGWAREARVTSRPIWSGLRWALVPAIITGGLLAIGFAVAIENDVSFGVLWESGIPQNALLLVIFVGIFEETLFRGIALRGLEIKWGPVIALLVSSFLFGIMHYVNFIGGQTLAGTHQQVIHAGLAGILYGAIALRTRSIWPGVFLHALWDFTVASNAVLLGVNTGLPDEASGPSPVLSFAVHYFEPIIGILILISFLRWSKRQARITPTPA
- a CDS encoding DnaJ domain-containing protein, whose protein sequence is MEDDEKFVDYYELLHVTPGCDDRILEAAYHHFLKKYHPDHADTADPEKFKTILAAYKVLKDPKRRAKYDRTYAALNGGGASSSGLQEDEALGDAQAHELILSNLYKQRRKSAKEPGLGPWMLQDMLGCSKEEFDFHVWYLRSKGLIDTIEDGTIAVTVAGVDHVISTSKTSKAVKLITERNEKEDIGDGDLA
- a CDS encoding NrsF family protein, which codes for MTNLIDTLADDLEPTSILSLTRGRIAAASVALATTIGVVALYGIRPDLAAGRPAPLILVTAGLFLLTAIAAGWAATRLARPAVGSANQTGALWLFGAILILPAVSAIELALGHGVGINAEFGARCLTFGLIGSIFTASAITLFLRRGAPVLPEKAGLLTGLAAGSVGAFAVTLECSGTALAHLAIWHVGIVALWAAIGRWGVSRLLRW
- a CDS encoding sigma-70 family RNA polymerase sigma factor, whose amino-acid sequence is MILADDDIRRLMARAQEGDKSSYRVALAGAQDWLARYFAKRIAPQSVDDLVQETLMALHAKRATYDATRPFYPWLAAIARFRWIDALRKLQRTPDAAEDADLPVPSAEEPVLARLSLDRLLTHIPTKQATAITLTKVEGMSIQETAAMTGQSESAVKVNIHRGLKKLAALVESD
- a CDS encoding DoxX family protein codes for the protein MTRLYDRLTEFAARPLIRDIVLLFVRIALAAIFWRSGRTKIEEGTWFDISETTFFLFENEYSGVPLPPEFSAYAATAAEHVLPLLLVFGLASRFAAAGLIAMTLVIQLFVYPDAWWSPHMSWIALGLVILTQGPGRVSFDHAISGRLADR